The Pseudomonadota bacterium genome includes the window CTTTTTAGCTATTGCTTGGTGGTTTTTAAGAGGCAGGGCGTATTTAAAACAAGAACTTGCCAAACGAGTGACGCTTGATTTTGCCGAACTGCCTTATCGTAGAGATTTGCTTAGATACCTGAGACGTGAGCATGAGCAAGGGCGTTTGCTGGCTTTGGCCACTGCGGCTGATCAACGCTATGCTTTAGGGGTTGCAAAATACTTAGGCATTTTTGCTGAAGTCTATGCCAGTGATGGCAAAACCAACTTAAAATCTCATGCAAAGGCCCGGGTGTTGGTACGGCGCTTCGGCGTGAAAAAGTTTGCGTATGCGGGAAATTCCACCGCAGATTTAGCTGTGTGGGAAAAATCGGCGCAGGCCATACCAGTTGGGGTATCGGAGCGAGTACAACGGCGGTTAAAGAAGCTGGATGTTATTGTAGAATAAAGGCAACTATTCAGTCCAACGGCCGGGGTGGTGGGCTGAGGATATGCTTTGCTAGGTTCATATCATGTCCAGGCCACACCACACCTGGCGGTGGTGTGAGCTGAATAGTTACGAATAAAGATTCAATTCATACTAACTGTCATTATTAACTTACTTTTAACTATTAATTGATATTCTGATAAAGTAGTCGTAATACTATATTGTTTAAACCAAAGTAATATATAGGGAGATTTGAAATGAAGAGTATTTTAAAATTGATGGCTGTAAGCCTTACTGTTGTGGGGGTAGTAGCTAGTTTAGCTCAGCCCGTAAGTGCTGGTCCCGGTGATAAAATCGCGGGAGCGCTGAGTCAAGGTAAAGCTAAGATTCAAGATTTATCTGATAGCTTATGTGGTACATCTCAAAATTTAATGAGCATTTTCATACTACTGGGGGCTACTCCCTCAGATAAGTGTGCAACAAAGTACAATTACAATCCGGAGATAGAAAAGTATGAGAAAGGTAAAACCGTAAAGGTAGAAAGTCCAGCTGCTCACCTAAAGCGTCAGGCTATGAAGTCTGGCATGACTGGGGGTGCCTTTAGAAAGGTATTGCGCCCTGTTTGTAAGGCTGCACCAAATGCTCCAGAGGGAATTTCGTCTCGATTAGATCAGTTTTTGGCAGTTTGTACTGCATTAGCAGAACGCGATGCTAAGAAGTAATTTCTGCTTCCTTTAAATTTATGTATGATTGGGAATGGCCCCTCAATTCTGGGGGCCATTTTTTCTCACCTTCTTCGCGGATGTGCCTTTGCATATACCTTATGTAATGTCGACGTTTCCACCTGAGTATATCGCTGGGTTGACGACAACGACGCGTGTCCTAAGAGTTCTTGAATGGTCCTTAGATCACCTCCGGCTTCAAGTAAGTGTGTGGCAAAACTATGGCGCAAGCTATGCGGGGTGATGCCGTCCGGCAGACCTAGACTTTGCCGCAAAAGTTGCACTTGACGCCTGGCCACCGGAGCTTGCAGGCGTTTACCTCTCAACCCAACAAACAGTGGGGATTCTGGTGCGGCAGCGTAGGGGCGCAAATCCAGGTATTCGGTGAGTCGCTGTCGCACAATGGGCAGTACTGGAACTAGCCTTTGTTTATTGCGTTTTCCGGTGATAGTCATTTGTGCGCTTTCAGGCTTATCCGCCACATTAAGCTCAAGCGCTTCACTGATGCGCAGGCCGCAGCCATAAAGTAATGTAAACAGCGCTGCATCTCTAGCTTGCACCCACGCGGGCGCTTCAAAAAGATCTTGGGTTTCAATTAATTGCTTGGCTCTGGGGGCATCAATGGGACGGGGTAGTGGTTTTGGCAAGCGGCCCGTATTTAAAGTGTGGATGTAGTTATTGGAAAGCCCGTGGCGTTCTTCAATAAACCGGAAAAAATTACGCAATACAGAGATGCATCTGGCATTAGAGCTTGGGTTGAGACCTTGCTGTAAGCGCGCTGCTAAAAAAGCACGAAAATCTCTTGAGTGTAAAGCAGCCAGGTTTGCCAGGGAAGGCACTTCGCCCAAGTGTTGTTGCATGAATTTGGCAAAAGACTTGAGGTCTTCTAGGTAACTAAACACTGTGTGTTTGGAGTAGTTTTTTTCAACGCTAAGCCAGTTGATCCAGTCGTCAATGGGTTGTTGCAGGTCAGTTGCTAGATGGGGTCTGAGCTGAGCTAGTGCGGTTTCAATGTATTGGTCTAGGGGCTGGGACATGCTTCCTCCCCCAATTCCAACCCACTCTCACGCCAGTCGCTTAAAAATTTCTCAAGTCCAATATCAGTCAGCGGGTGCCTATACAGTTGCTCAAGCACTTTGGCAGGCAGGGTCACAACATCAGCGCCAAATCGGGCCGCATCTACCACGTGAATAGGGTGGCGCACCGAAGCTGCTAGAATAGCTGTGGTGATTTCCGGATACTGATCATATATCTCACGAATGGTGTGGACCAGCTCTAGTCCATCTTGGCCGATATCATCCAAGCGCCCAATGAAAGGTGAGATAAAAGTGGCGCCAGCCTTGGCTGCCAGCAGCGCTTGGGCAGGTGAAAAGCACAAAGTTACGTTGACCATAATATGGTCTTGGCGTAGCCTGTGACAGGCTTTTAAACCATCCATGGTCAGAGGAACCTTAATAGCAATGGTATCGCTGAGCCCTGCTAGATGATAGGCTTGCTTGAGCATGGCATTATAGTCTGTTGCTGTTACCTCAACGCTGATAGGCCCGGAAATGAGGCTGCAAATTTCTTTTACGATGTCTGCAACTGGACGTCCTGCTTTGGCCATCAGGGATGGATTGGTGGTGACACCATCAATAAGCCCAGTGCTTGCAAAAGTTCGGATTTCATCTAAGTTAGCGGTGTCGAGAAAAAATTTCATGGTTGTCTTGCCTTTCGTTTGCTGTTTCTTTGGTTGTAGGCAATTGTGGTGTGTGTGTCTATACTCTTGTGAAATCAAAACCTCTAGTTTAATGATAGCTACCAGCTTGCAGTTTACTTGGGTAAATGAGCACTTCGAGCGTATCAGGAAACAGAGGTTTTGATTTCACTTCAGTATAGTAACTTAAATTTGACCTGAGTTTTGACAAGTGAGCCGTATGCCCAGACATCTATGCAACCTTTTGTTGTCGCGTATATTGTATGATGTTCTCCTGAAGGCCAGCCTTGATGACCTCGGCCACAAAAGAGGCTTTCTTTGTTTTGGACATTTTGGAAAGGTCGTCAGATTTCTTGATGATATTTTCCAAGCTTGGAATGATGCTGTTGACCGATAATGCCGCGCCTGTGGTCATGATAAAATTTGGAAATCGTAATATCGTAGATGCTAAGAGAACGCCAGGGACGGCCGAGGAGCTGAGCCCATTATCGATGAGTAGTTCTTGTTGGTTGGTGAAAATATTACGCACGATGACGCCGCTATGGCGTGTCGTACGTTCTACAGCCAAAAAGGCGTACTCAGCTTGTTGGAGAACGGTGAGGAGTTGTTTTGTGTCTGGGTTAAGGGAATTTCCTTTTGCTTTAGCAAATCGGTTAATGGAGTTTTTTCCATTAACAAAGTGGTAGAACATACAGTAGTCGGCTAGGACACTGAGTTCTTCTTCTGAATTGAAATAGAGTGTTTTTTCGTGCAGCAATCCTAATTTTTTTCCGCAAGCTTGAAAGGCATTGCCAGCCAAAAAATCTTTCATTTCACCACCTAAAAGCTCATTGGTGAGTTCGCGCATGTGGTTATATTCCTTTAATAGGGTCGTAGAGCTCTTGATTCGTTTTGTGGTTGAGAACGCTGAAAACATTGAGATCCTCTTTTTTCGTGTACTTGTAACGCATGAATCTACCACGTTTTAAACAGTTTGTTAACTCTACCTTAAACTCTGCTTGGCATAGTTATATTGAAGCTGAATCAAACTGTTGGTTTTCTGATACGCTCAAAGTGCTCATTTACTCAAGTAAACTGCAAGCTGGTAGCTATCATTAAACTCAACATTTTGATTCAGCACGGGTATAGAATGCATCACTGGTTAAAAAGAGACTTTCATGACTAAGAAACGGATCCTCAAACTTTTACTCATCTTGCTCTTTTTAGGGATTGCAGGATCCATGATTTGGATCCACCAAGGCGCTGTGTTGTCAGGGATTTTAACCGATTACGGTATTGAGCCGTATGAGGTTGATTCAGAGTGCGATGTTGAAAACCCCACAAAACGCCATACCACAACCTTTGGGCAGTAGCTGAGTGCAGTAGTTGAGTTTGGCAAAAATGCCACACATGTACCAGTGGATCAATGGCGACTTATCCTTTGCCATCCTTGGTTTTGATAGTTTTTTCTCCAGGAATTTCCGGAAATCAATGCAGCTAAAATTTTAATAAAAATTAATCTGCATTTTTGCCAGTTAATTGCAATTTTAATCAAATTAATGATAGCTTGCGGGAGTTTTAACAAGGCCTCTTGCTTGAGGGGCGATATTTGTTTTGTGAGGTATTATGAAGAAAGCATTTTTACTACACCCAATACTTTCAGGAATACCAATAATTATTCTCAACATCCTTGCTCGAGTTCTCCGCTTACGCCAATGAAATTAGATTTTAAAACCCCTCTTCAAATTGTTTCTCAATAATATTTTGACCGCAATTAACTCATAATTAACAAATCTGTAATAAAATTAAAGTATTAAGAGAGGTGATTGATAGTGAAAGATTTTTTATACATTTTTGTAATCTTGTTGTTGTTTGTTTTGATCCTCTTCGTTGCTTATAGTGATTGGGGCGATGGAGGCCGTAATGGAATCGTAGTTGAGGATGCAAGTGCAAAGGATCGCTTTAGTACCAAGCGCTTTCCTGAAACATCTGGCTCTGGCTTAAAGTCACTTTTGCCGCAAGAGCTACCCGCTTTTGAAGGATTACCGCAGCGAGCGATTGATCCGGGTCAGAAAAATTATCAAAGGCAGCAAAAGTTTGTAAAAGAGCGTACTTTAGAACAGCAAAAAAGATCGGATGAGCGTGCTCGAAAAGAAAATCGCGTCCCTTAAATAAATGGAAGGTATAACCGTGCTGAATCAAAATGTTGAATTCTATGGCAGTGAAAAGCGCGCAGTTTACTTGGGTAAAAGAGCACTTTGAGTGCACCAGAAAATCAACAGTTTGATTCAGCTTCAGTATAATGAACGAAAGGAGGATTTTATGTCTAAATTGTGGGTGTTAGTGGCGGATGCCTCTCAGGCGATTTTATATGCCAGGAATGGGTATAAACTTTTAGAACAAGTTGGTGAAACTTTTGAGCCTGAAGGTACGCCCATCGATAAAGCGATGGGCAAACCGGGGCGTATGCGCGAAGCAGCCCCAATTTCTGGACATGTTTATGGCCATAAGTCTGACTTGCGTGAACATGAAAAACGGGTGTTTGCTCGTGAAATTGCACGTAAGTTGAAAGATTGTTGTGACCAATTCGATGAGCTCATTGTAATCGCTGCACCACTGGTGCTTGGAGAATTACGCAAAAATCTAGATACCAACGTGCAAAGCAAGGTAGCGCGTGAGGTTGACAAAGATATGACCAAAATTCAACCCGCACAAATTGCTGACTTTTTGTTTTCGTTGCCAGCTGGGTAAGGGGGGCTCTAGACTTTTTATTCCAGAGTGCTTATATCTTGGGTACACG containing:
- a CDS encoding haloacid dehalogenase-like hydrolase; this translates as MSQQAFPLVVDLDGTLIRNDVTFESMRLFTQGKPWRFLAIAWWFLRGRAYLKQELAKRVTLDFAELPYRRDLLRYLRREHEQGRLLALATAADQRYALGVAKYLGIFAEVYASDGKTNLKSHAKARVLVRRFGVKKFAYAGNSTADLAVWEKSAQAIPVGVSERVQRRLKKLDVIVE
- a CDS encoding tyrosine recombinase XerC; translated protein: MSQPLDQYIETALAQLRPHLATDLQQPIDDWINWLSVEKNYSKHTVFSYLEDLKSFAKFMQQHLGEVPSLANLAALHSRDFRAFLAARLQQGLNPSSNARCISVLRNFFRFIEERHGLSNNYIHTLNTGRLPKPLPRPIDAPRAKQLIETQDLFEAPAWVQARDAALFTLLYGCGLRISEALELNVADKPESAQMTITGKRNKQRLVPVLPIVRQRLTEYLDLRPYAAAPESPLFVGLRGKRLQAPVARRQVQLLRQSLGLPDGITPHSLRHSFATHLLEAGGDLRTIQELLGHASLSSTQRYTQVETSTLHKVYAKAHPRRR
- the fsa gene encoding fructose-6-phosphate aldolase, which encodes MKFFLDTANLDEIRTFASTGLIDGVTTNPSLMAKAGRPVADIVKEICSLISGPISVEVTATDYNAMLKQAYHLAGLSDTIAIKVPLTMDGLKACHRLRQDHIMVNVTLCFSPAQALLAAKAGATFISPFIGRLDDIGQDGLELVHTIREIYDQYPEITTAILAASVRHPIHVVDAARFGADVVTLPAKVLEQLYRHPLTDIGLEKFLSDWRESGLELGEEACPSP
- a CDS encoding host attachment protein, with the translated sequence MSKLWVLVADASQAILYARNGYKLLEQVGETFEPEGTPIDKAMGKPGRMREAAPISGHVYGHKSDLREHEKRVFAREIARKLKDCCDQFDELIVIAAPLVLGELRKNLDTNVQSKVAREVDKDMTKIQPAQIADFLFSLPAG